A region of Euzebyales bacterium DNA encodes the following proteins:
- a CDS encoding MFS transporter, with protein sequence MTSIASTETEPGERSVRELLADPTFGRYFTANLISNCGNWIQNVSAATAVFSITRSATLTGVVSGALWLGSLVLQPYAGALSDRVDRRRMLLAGQSLALLAATVLAVWTALAGVDGLAGPWPIIGVTVVIGIGNAVAIPAMQALVPALVPSADLDQAIALNSVTFTLGRAIGPVLAAGVLLLGGPRLGFVVNAMTFLPLVVVLLVIRQRDVERSGDTDGSVREVLRLVRGDRRLLVLLAATTAIGWTSDPINTLSPPMADLFGAGDALVGVFVGCFGGGAALHSVVLRRTRTRFGQRRLGVFGLAGFGGGMVLFGLSPTPWLAAASLVLAGFAFLGAITSVTTRMQRGITEDVRGRVMALWGVTFLGSRPIAALVNGATADLVGVRAAVVAAAFVALAGAGLLAWYGGPSSSADDRPGAG encoded by the coding sequence GTGACGTCGATCGCATCCACCGAAACCGAGCCTGGCGAGCGCAGCGTCCGCGAGCTGCTCGCCGACCCGACGTTCGGCCGGTACTTCACCGCCAACCTGATCTCGAACTGCGGCAACTGGATCCAGAACGTCTCGGCGGCCACCGCGGTGTTCTCGATCACACGGTCAGCGACCCTGACGGGCGTCGTGTCCGGGGCGCTGTGGTTGGGCTCGCTGGTGCTGCAGCCGTACGCCGGTGCGCTGAGCGACCGCGTCGACCGCCGCAGGATGCTGCTCGCCGGGCAGTCGCTCGCGCTGCTCGCCGCGACCGTACTGGCGGTGTGGACCGCGCTGGCCGGTGTGGACGGCCTCGCTGGGCCCTGGCCGATCATCGGCGTCACCGTCGTGATCGGGATCGGCAACGCGGTCGCGATCCCTGCGATGCAGGCGCTGGTGCCTGCACTGGTGCCATCCGCAGACCTCGATCAGGCGATCGCACTGAACTCGGTCACGTTCACGCTCGGGCGGGCGATCGGGCCGGTGCTGGCGGCGGGCGTGCTGCTGCTGGGCGGCCCGCGCCTCGGCTTCGTGGTCAACGCGATGACGTTCCTGCCGCTGGTGGTCGTGCTGCTGGTCATCCGCCAGCGCGACGTGGAGCGCAGCGGCGACACCGACGGGTCGGTGCGTGAGGTCCTGCGGCTGGTCCGGGGTGACCGCCGTCTGCTGGTGCTGCTCGCCGCAACCACGGCGATCGGGTGGACGAGCGACCCGATCAACACGCTGTCACCACCGATGGCGGATCTGTTCGGCGCGGGCGACGCACTGGTCGGGGTGTTCGTCGGCTGCTTCGGAGGGGGCGCTGCGCTGCACAGCGTGGTGCTGCGCCGGACCCGCACCCGCTTCGGTCAGCGCCGGCTCGGCGTCTTCGGGCTGGCAGGCTTCGGTGGCGGCATGGTCCTGTTCGGGTTGAGCCCGACACCGTGGCTGGCCGCCGCGTCGCTGGTGCTGGCCGGGTTCGCGTTCCTCGGTGCGATCACGTCGGTCACGACCCGCATGCAACGCGGGATAACCGAGGACGTCCGCGGCCGGGTCATGGCGCTGTGGGGTGTGACGTTCCTGGGCAGCCGCCCGATCGCGGCACTGGTCAACGGCGCGACGGCCGACCTCGTCGGCGTGCGCGCTGCGGTCGTGGCTGCGGCCTTCGTGGCGCTCGCCGGCGCCGGCCTCCTCGCCTGGTACGGCGGTCCGTCTTCGAGCGCCGACGACCGGCCAGGCGCCGGGTGA
- a CDS encoding acyl-CoA dehydrogenase family protein: protein MGEPIDPIDLTGVAALLRDDERGWRDRTHALIVEHVLDQVERWHDREHFPTALVRPLAEAGLLGMHLDGYGCAGASAVSYGLACMELEAGDSGLRSFVSVQGSLAMYALHRYGSDEQKERWLPRMAAGEAVGCFGLTEPAAGSNPSEMRTRARRVGSDWVVDGHKRWSTNGTIADVAIVWADTDDGVRGFVVPTEADGFSTTAITGKRSLRVSAASELHLDDVRLPGAAVLPGVAGMRGPLSCLDEARYGVMWGALGAARSCLEAAVKHATTREQFGRPIGGFQLTQAKLVDMELELTKGVLLALHLGRRKDDGELMHQQTSLGKLNSTREALTIARTARGILGGDGITDRFPVMRHLQNLETVLTYEGTAEMHTLIVGEAMTGLRAFT from the coding sequence GTGGGTGAGCCGATCGATCCGATCGATCTGACGGGCGTCGCCGCACTGCTCCGCGACGACGAACGCGGGTGGCGCGACCGGACCCACGCGCTGATCGTCGAGCACGTCCTCGACCAGGTGGAGCGATGGCACGACCGTGAGCACTTCCCGACCGCGCTGGTCCGCCCGTTGGCCGAGGCGGGACTGCTGGGCATGCACCTCGACGGCTACGGGTGCGCCGGGGCGTCGGCGGTCTCGTACGGGCTGGCGTGCATGGAGCTGGAGGCCGGGGACAGCGGCCTCCGCAGCTTCGTGTCGGTGCAGGGGTCGCTGGCCATGTACGCGCTCCACCGGTACGGCTCCGATGAACAGAAGGAACGCTGGCTGCCGCGGATGGCCGCCGGCGAGGCCGTCGGATGCTTCGGCCTCACCGAGCCGGCGGCGGGCAGCAACCCGAGCGAGATGCGCACGAGGGCGCGACGGGTCGGATCGGACTGGGTCGTCGATGGCCACAAGCGCTGGAGCACCAATGGCACCATCGCCGACGTTGCGATCGTGTGGGCGGACACCGACGACGGGGTGCGCGGCTTCGTGGTCCCGACCGAGGCCGACGGGTTCTCGACGACGGCGATCACCGGCAAGCGCTCGCTGCGGGTCTCGGCGGCATCCGAGCTGCACCTCGACGACGTGCGACTGCCTGGGGCAGCGGTGCTGCCCGGGGTCGCGGGGATGCGCGGACCGCTGAGCTGCCTCGACGAGGCCCGCTACGGCGTGATGTGGGGCGCGCTCGGCGCGGCCCGCAGCTGCCTCGAAGCCGCCGTCAAGCACGCGACCACGCGGGAGCAGTTCGGCCGGCCGATCGGCGGCTTCCAACTGACGCAGGCCAAGCTGGTCGACATGGAGCTGGAGCTCACCAAGGGGGTCCTGCTCGCGCTGCACCTGGGACGTCGCAAGGACGACGGCGAGCTGATGCACCAGCAGACCAGCCTCGGCAAGCTCAACAGCACCCGTGAGGCGCTGACGATCGCACGGACGGCGCGGGGCATCCTCGGCGGCGACGGCATCACCGACCGGTTCCCCGTGATGCGACACCTGCAGAACCTCGAGACCGTCTTGACCTACGAGGGCACGGCGGAGATGCACACTCTGATCGTCGGTGAGGCCATGACGGGACTCCGCGCGTTCACGTGA